The Chlorobaculum sp. MV4-Y genome contains the following window.
CGATTCACCATCACCAAGCACGCCAGGAATGAGCCTGACGACCGCATCCATGACCATAAGCGCCGGAATTTCACCTCCGGAAAGCACCACATCGCCGACGGAAAGCTCCATGGTGACCAGCGTCCGGCGAATCCTTTCGTCCATGGCCTTGTAGTGGCCGCAGAGAATGACGAGATTCCCCTTTCGCGAAAGGCGGTTGGCCCGCTTCTGGTCGAAAGCCTGCCCGTCGGGCGTCATGAAGATCACCTCCTCATAACTCCTTTCAGCCTGCAACTTCTCGATACATGCGAAAACCGGCTCGGGACGAATCACCATTCCTGCGCCACCTCCGAACGGTGCATCATCCACCTGCTGGTACTTGCCCAGTCCGTAATCGTGCAGATTGTGCACATGGATCTCCGCAAGACCTTTCCGTCTTGCAATACCGAGCAATCCCTTTTCAAGAGGTGACGAAAAAAAATCCGGAATGACGGAAATGATATCTATCCGCATGGCTTCACACCTGAGTCGTTGCCTGTCAATCTTGTCAAGAACATCGCGCCACAACTTCAAAGAAGAAGCCGCAACGCAGTGACGTTACAAAAATTCTTTGAATCTGCGCAACGTCACGATCCCTTTTTGGAGATCGGTTTCAGTGATAAAATCCTCCACTGCCGGTATTAGCACTTTCCTGTTACCAGTATCGACTTCGTACACGTCGTGTGCGGGCATCTGCAACACATCGCTGACCTTGCCGACACGCCCCTCCGCTTCGTCGAACACCTCCAGACCGATCAGCTCATGAATGTATGCCCGGTCGTCCGGCATAGATTCCAAAGCATCCCTTGTCACGTAGAGTCCGCACCCGGCGAGGGCTTCCGCATCTTCGCGCGAGCCGGCGCCTTCGAGCACAAGCCAGGCAAAACCCTGATGAAAGCTGGCTGACTGCACCTTGCGAAGCACGACATCTTTCGGCGTTTTGCCGACATAATACTCCCGGCGCCTCAGAAAGCTCTCCGGAAAGTCGGTCACCGGCTTCACTTTGAGTTCGCCTTTTAACCCTTTGGGCTTCAGGACGACGCCTGTCAGAAACAGTTCCACTCAGGTTCAGCCGGTTCGGATTCCCTGTTATTCTCAGCCTTCGGCAGAACCGGCGGCTTCAGCAGCTTTCTTGGCCTGACGGCGGCGGAGTTTGGCGTTAAGACGCTTCTGACGGCGCTCGGCCTCTTTCTGCTGCCACGCTTCCATCTGGGCGGCAATATCACTCTCGCTGAGACCGCGACGCTTCAGGTTCATTTCGTGAAACAGACCGGTACCACGGATAAGGCTGTGGACGGTATCGGTCGGCTGAGCGCCAACGTTCAGCCAGTATGCCACGCGATCTTTTTCGATGGTCACGGTATGCGGCTTGGCGGTCGGGTTGTAGTGGCCGACCACTTCAAGAAACTTGCCATCTCTCGGCGCGCGCCCGTCGGCAGCAACGATCTGGTAGAACGGCATCTTTTTCCTTCCGGCTCTTTTCAATCTGATCTTAACCAATGCGTAATAAGTTTAATTTATGAGAGAGATTGTTCATTTATCGTTTCAGAAACTTGTCGAGTGCAAGGTTCTCCGTGGTGATCTTGCGGCCGGACTTGGCCAGGCGATTCACCGAGCGCATCATTTTCTTCATTTCGGCAAACTGTTTGAGCAGCATATTGACCTCTTGCACCCTCGTGCCGCTGCCAAGCGCGATACGCTGACGGCGACTGCCGTTGATGATTTCGGGGTGCTTGCGCTCCTGTTTGGTCATCGAGGAGATCATCGCCTCAATAGGCTTGAAGTTGATGTTTTCGAGATCCTGCTTTGGCACCATCTTGTTCAGCCCGGGCACCATTTCGATGAGCCCCTGGATCGAGCCCATCTTCTTGAGCTGCTGGAGCTGATCGAAAAAGTCGTCGAGGTCGAACTCGTTCTTCATGAGCTTCGACTGCATCGCCATTGTCTTTTCGAGGTCAAGCGCCTCCTGCGCCTTTTCGACGAAGCTGACGATATCGCCCATGCCGAGAATCCTCTGGGCCATGCGATCCGGGTAGAAAACGTCGAGATCATCGACCTTCTCGCCGACGCTCATGAACTTGATCGGCTTTTCGACCACCTGGCGAATCGACAGAGCTGCACCACCACGTGCATCGCCATCAAGCTTGGTAAGCACGACGCCGTCAAAATCAAGCCGATCGTTGAACGCCTTGGCGGTGTTAACCGCCTCCTGACCCATCATTGAATCGACAACGAACAAAAGCTCGTCAGGACTGAGGCGGTTTTTGAGTGCTTCAGCCTCGGCCATCATCGCTTCGTCGATCTGCAAACGACCGGCAGTATCAACGATCACAACATCTTTCGCCCCGGCTTTGGCAGCTTCGAGACCACCAAGCGCAGCCTTCATTGCGTCCTGCTCTTCGACCGAGAACACCGGCACATCGATCTGCTCGCCGAGCGTCTTGAGCTGCTCGACCGCCGCGGGACGGTACACGTCGGCTGCCACAAGAATCGGATTCTTGCCGTTCTTCTTGAGGCGCTTGGCCAGCTTTGCGCAGAAGGTGGTTTTACCGGAACCCTGGAGACCGGCAACCATCACGATGGCGGGAATTTTCTTCGGAGGCAGGTTCAGCGGCTGGTTCTCACCGCCCATGATCTCGGTCAGCTCGTCATTGACGATCTTGACGATCATCTGCGCCGGAGAGACACTCTTGATGACCGACTCACCCAACGACTTCTCCCTGATATCCTCGACCAGCTTTTTGGCAACCTTGTAGTTGACATCGGCGCTCAAGAGGGCGCGCTTGATGTCGCGCATCGCGATACCGATGTTGACTTCGTTGATCGTCGCCTGACCGGCGAGTTTTTTAAAGGTCAGCTCAAGTTTGTCACTGAGATTGTCGAACATATTGAACCTGTCACATAAATTCTAAAAATGGATAGCTTTAAATATAAAAATATTCTTGTAAAATAAAACCAAACGATGCGACCTTCACCGAACTATTTTCGCTTATATTAGTTAAGTCAATTTCAGAGCATAGCCTATGACCCCGGAAAAGATCGAACAGATATTTCAATCGTTCAAAGAGAAAAAGATCGCCGTTATCGGTGATGTAATGATCGACAAATATATCTTCGGCCACGTATCGCGAATTTCACCCGAATATCCGGTACCGGTGGTCGATGTCAACCGCGAGAGCAGCCGGCTGGGAGGCGCGGCCAACGTGGCGTTCAACATCCATGCGCTCGGTGCTGATGCGCTCCTGATTGGCGTTACCGGGGATGACGCGGAGCGTCGGAACCTCGCGAACCTTATGACAGAACATGGCCTCAATCCGGCTATGCTGGCCCCCGACAGCACCCGCCCGACAACCTGCAAAACCAGAATCCTTTCGCAGAACCACCACATCACGCGGGTTGACTACGAAAGCCGCACTCCGGTGGATGCTGAGCTGGAACAGGTGCTATTCGGCATGTTCATGGAGATCGCCGGATCGGTCGACGCCGTAGTACTCGAAGATTACAACAAGGGAGTGCTCACGCCGTCGCTGATCGCTTCTGTAATCACCGCCTGCCGTCAACGCAACACTCCAGTGCTGGTCGATCCAAAACTCAAGGGCTTCTTTTCCTACGGCGGGTGTTCAGTGTTTAAACCCAACCTCTCCGAACTCGCCGCCTCGCTTGGCATTCCGGTGACCAACGACGACCGTGAAGTAGAGCAAGCATGCCTCCTGCTCGGCGAAAAGCTCGATGTCGAGAGCCTCGTAGTAACACGAAGCGAAAAAGGCATGACCGTCTACAACGGCTCGTTCACCCACATCCCGGCCTTGTCACTCGATGTCGCGGACGTCTCTGGTGCGGGAGATACCGTGATCGGCACGCTCGCACTCGGGCTGGCTTCAGGCCTCGACCTGGTGACAAGTACAAGAATCGCCAATCTTGCGGCCAATACTGTCTGCCAAGAAGTCGGCGCCGTGCCGGTCAGACCGGACAAACTCCTCAGTGCTTGTCTGGCACATCTTCAATGATAGTGACGTGGTTATCCACCACTGACGGCCACGCCGGTTTGTAAGAAGGGTCCTGTGCCAAATTCCTCATCTTGAGCAATGAGTAGAACGGCACTTCGAAGAGAGCGGCGTTGCTAAGCGCGGGCGGAATGTCGCTGCCGGGATTGAGATGCATCACAAAAGTCACGTGCACCTTGCCGCTCGCCACCGGCATCAATATCCAGACCCCCCAGGCCTCGCGCACACGGTGAAAATCAGGCGTCGACGGAACATAATCGGGTATACCAGTCATAGTCAGAGCGAGCGCCCCCTCTTCAGATGCGTGCAGGGCTGTACGCACGATCATCTCCCTTTTCGGAATCGGCCAGGGAGTGTTAAGTACCTGGCGTACGACATAATCAAGGTCATCGCTCTTGTGCAACACCTCCATTTCAGAAAGCTGATGCACCCATTTCCCGTAATTGCCGAAATCGTGAAAAAGGCTGATCAGCTTTCTGAGAGGCGCATCGAACAAAGCCTCACCCTTGAAGCCCAGCACCTGGGAGCCACTGATTTTCGAGGAAAAAATTTTTATGTCTTTGTGATCAACACGAAATTCCCAGTTGCCCTCCAGGGCGCTTGCTACATCCATTGACTTGAACTTGTAATGATGATACTAAGAAACCTGGGGGTCTCTATTCTGTGATAAAATCGGTGTAGTTTCTGATAATATCATTCTTCGACTCCTTGAACGCCGCATCAACAGGCGTGCGGTATTTTTCGCGCTTGACAAAGTCGCGCATATTGTTCAGCGTGTGATACGGCGTATCAATCACTGCGATATTGGCCAGCCATGACGGGATCTCTCCGGCAGGCTCGATGTGCAGCCTGAAAACCACGCGGCAAGAATTTTCTGAAAGTGGCAGAAT
Protein-coding sequences here:
- the trmD gene encoding tRNA (guanosine(37)-N1)-methyltransferase TrmD, whose protein sequence is MRIDIISVIPDFFSSPLEKGLLGIARRKGLAEIHVHNLHDYGLGKYQQVDDAPFGGGAGMVIRPEPVFACIEKLQAERSYEEVIFMTPDGQAFDQKRANRLSRKGNLVILCGHYKAMDERIRRTLVTMELSVGDVVLSGGEIPALMVMDAVVRLIPGVLGDGESALTDSFQSELLDCAWYTRPAEFRGMKVPDVLLSGHHEKIELWRQENARERTLERRPEMLGKESEEE
- the rimM gene encoding ribosome maturation factor RimM (Essential for efficient processing of 16S rRNA) → MELFLTGVVLKPKGLKGELKVKPVTDFPESFLRRREYYVGKTPKDVVLRKVQSASFHQGFAWLVLEGAGSREDAEALAGCGLYVTRDALESMPDDRAYIHELIGLEVFDEAEGRVGKVSDVLQMPAHDVYEVDTGNRKVLIPAVEDFITETDLQKGIVTLRRFKEFL
- the rpsP gene encoding 30S ribosomal protein S16, which gives rise to MVKIRLKRAGRKKMPFYQIVAADGRAPRDGKFLEVVGHYNPTAKPHTVTIEKDRVAYWLNVGAQPTDTVHSLIRGTGLFHEMNLKRRGLSESDIAAQMEAWQQKEAERRQKRLNAKLRRRQAKKAAEAAGSAEG
- the ffh gene encoding signal recognition particle protein yields the protein MFDNLSDKLELTFKKLAGQATINEVNIGIAMRDIKRALLSADVNYKVAKKLVEDIREKSLGESVIKSVSPAQMIVKIVNDELTEIMGGENQPLNLPPKKIPAIVMVAGLQGSGKTTFCAKLAKRLKKNGKNPILVAADVYRPAAVEQLKTLGEQIDVPVFSVEEQDAMKAALGGLEAAKAGAKDVVIVDTAGRLQIDEAMMAEAEALKNRLSPDELLFVVDSMMGQEAVNTAKAFNDRLDFDGVVLTKLDGDARGGAALSIRQVVEKPIKFMSVGEKVDDLDVFYPDRMAQRILGMGDIVSFVEKAQEALDLEKTMAMQSKLMKNEFDLDDFFDQLQQLKKMGSIQGLIEMVPGLNKMVPKQDLENINFKPIEAMISSMTKQERKHPEIINGSRRQRIALGSGTRVQEVNMLLKQFAEMKKMMRSVNRLAKSGRKITTENLALDKFLKR
- the rfaE1 gene encoding D-glycero-beta-D-manno-heptose-7-phosphate kinase encodes the protein MTPEKIEQIFQSFKEKKIAVIGDVMIDKYIFGHVSRISPEYPVPVVDVNRESSRLGGAANVAFNIHALGADALLIGVTGDDAERRNLANLMTEHGLNPAMLAPDSTRPTTCKTRILSQNHHITRVDYESRTPVDAELEQVLFGMFMEIAGSVDAVVLEDYNKGVLTPSLIASVITACRQRNTPVLVDPKLKGFFSYGGCSVFKPNLSELAASLGIPVTNDDREVEQACLLLGEKLDVESLVVTRSEKGMTVYNGSFTHIPALSLDVADVSGAGDTVIGTLALGLASGLDLVTSTRIANLAANTVCQEVGAVPVRPDKLLSACLAHLQ
- a CDS encoding START domain-containing protein is translated as MDVASALEGNWEFRVDHKDIKIFSSKISGSQVLGFKGEALFDAPLRKLISLFHDFGNYGKWVHQLSEMEVLHKSDDLDYVVRQVLNTPWPIPKREMIVRTALHASEEGALALTMTGIPDYVPSTPDFHRVREAWGVWILMPVASGKVHVTFVMHLNPGSDIPPALSNAALFEVPFYSLLKMRNLAQDPSYKPAWPSVVDNHVTIIEDVPDKH